One part of the Ziziphus jujuba cultivar Dongzao chromosome 2, ASM3175591v1 genome encodes these proteins:
- the LOC125422630 gene encoding putative disease resistance protein RGA3: MARLYPSGVVNSIIERLHSEAVRQIGVTDELSGLEKTFSSVKAVLTDAEKKQRADKAVKRWLERLEDAVYEAEELVDELSYEALRQQRAGMLGRDSITKKVCTFFSTSLNQVALHGKLGNKVKAINKRLAAIRDDRDFALEKRHEEDIVVTGGEEPTPSYVPEDEVIALESDKMAIKQYLLDATKSNKENVQVIAIVGMGGAGKSTLAKLAYNDEEVVKHFDLRLWVNLSDNFDERFVIRNIVKYATKKDFENLETYQLKQKLGKIVRGKRYLLVLVDVQYVSDKWTSLKLLLSGCAYGSKIIITTRSCDFAHTMGTMPPYELSLSKEKSWDLFQEMAFMNREEPINSEIEETRRRIVDICSGNLFLIRTIGRIFYSKNPKTEWSSLLEMLECRSREAPHGYVFRMLEIAYENLPSH, from the coding sequence ATGGCAAGGCTTTACCCCTCTGGCGTAGTCAACAGTATCATTGAGCGGCTACATTCTGAAGCTGTTCGACAAATTGGTGTGACGGATGAGCTTTCGGGACTCGAAAAGACATTTTCGAGCGTAAAAGCTGTACTTACTGATGCAGAGAAGAAGCAGAGGGCTGACAAAGCGGTCAAACGCTGGCTGGAGAGGCTTGAAGATGCAGTTTATGAAGCTGAGGAGTTGGTGGACGAGTTGTCCTACGAGGCTTTGAGACAACAACGTGCAGGGATGCTCGGAAGGGACAGCATTACCAAGAAGGTATGTACTTTCTTCTCAACCTCCTTGAATCAAGTTGCCTTGCATGGCAAGCTCGGTAACAAAGTTAAAGCTATTAACAAAAGATTAGCTGCAATTAGAGATGATAGAGACTTTGCTTTGGAGAAGAGACACGAGGAGGATATAGTTGTCACTGGAGGGGAGGAGCCTACTCCCTCATATGTACCTGAAGATGAAGTAATTGCGTTGGAAAGTGATAAGATGGCAATCAAACAATATCTTTTGGATGCCACTAAAAGTAACAAAGAGAATGTACAGGTGATTGCTATAGTTGGCATGGGCGGTGCAGGAAAATCCACACTTGCTAAGTTGGCATATAATGATGAGGAGGTGGTAAAGCATTTTGATTTAAGATTGTGGGTAAATCTCTCTGATAATTTTGATGAGAGATTCGTCATTAGAAATATAGTTAAATATGCAACCAAGAAAGATTTTGAAAACCTAGAGACGTATCAATTGAAGCAGAAACTTGGTAAAATAGTGAGGGGAAAACGTTATCTCCTTGTACTTGTTGACGTGCAGTATGTCAGTGACAAATGGACAAGTTTGAAACTTTTGTTATCAGGTTGTGCATATgggagtaaaataataataacaactcgTTCATGTGACTTTGCACATACTATGGGCACAATGCCACCATATGAGTTGTCATtaagtaaagaaaaatcttGGGATCTATTTCAAGAGATGGCTTTTATGAATAGAGAGGAGCCAATCAATTCTGAGATTGAGGAAACTAGGAGAAGAATTGTTGACATTTGTTCAGGGAATCTTTTTTTGATAAGGACAATAGGAaggattttttattcaaaaaacccaaaaacagaATGGTCCTCCCTCCTGGAAATGCTAGAATGTAGAAGTCGGGAGGCACCCCACGGTTATGTTTTTCGGATGCTGGAAATTGCTTATGAGAATCTCCCATCGCATTGA
- the LOC132799084 gene encoding uncharacterized protein LOC132799084, whose translation MDLICLAYSLFQNFKGLIVDFILSSKYRVSSQEFFQKRSSDDSFRLIEYELSFMYNVLHTKVAVVRSRAGLVLRIISFFFMVGALMFFLFLVDKDEFEMLELILTYSLLIGAIVLDITSGLILSSSDWFLVSLQNWKKYIPNYVLERRWSASVSQYNMIGYCIDWRWIWEYHYPDFVRSTLDKMKMLWFSSSEKNIDDLKRFIFEELKKKSSETYSLSEAVEKCSQRGDGAMFGSSSYIKLKWSISEFQYAESLLLWHLATELCYNDRKDRSSSEDKGLATDNGVGSDQKEKEESTNKNDIDNKRVTKMISDYMFYLLVMKPTMLAPVLGNWQIVFQDTFAEAKRYFTKHPISDHSEACNQLINVKTKFRPAAVKGIRSKSVLFDACILAQQLKHLEEDGGGLEDLKEDQWELMSRVWVELLTYGAINCRPIVHAQQPSKGGEFLTFTWLLMNHLGLGSQFHEQELQEGTKVVAVK comes from the coding sequence ATGGATCTAATTTGTCTTGCATATTCCCTCTTCCAAAACTTCAAGGGACTTATTGTCGACTTCATTCTGAGTTCCAAATATCGAGTATCAAGCCAGGAATTCTTTCAAAAGAGAAGTTCTGATGACAGTTTTAGATTGATAGAGTATGAGCTTAGCTTCATGTACAATGTTCTTCATACAAAGGTGGCTGTGGTACGAAGCAGAGCTGGTCTCGTCCTTCGGATTATAAGCTTCTTTTTCATGGTTGGTGCTTTGATGTTCTTCCTTTTTTTAGTTGATAAGGATGAGTTTGAGATGCTCGAACTCATCCTTACTTATAGTTTGTTAATTGGAGCCATAGTTCTTGATATTACATCTGGACTTATACTCAGTTCCTCAGACTGGTTCCTAGTTTCCCTCCAGAACTGGAAAAAATACATTCCAAATTACGTTTTGGAAAGAAGGTGGTCTGCTTCGGTTTCCCAGTATAATATGATTGGGTACTGCATAGATTGGCGTTGGATATGGGAGTACCACTATCCTGACTTTGTCAGGAGCACATTAGACAAGATGAAAATGTTATGGTTTTCATCATCCGAGAAAAACATTGATGATCTCAAAAGATTTATCTTTGAAGAGCTGAAAAAGAAATCTTCAGAAACATATTCTTTAAGCGAAGCCGTAGAGAAATGTTCACAAAGAGGGGATGGAGCTATGTTCGGGTCTTCAAGCTATATCAAACTTAAATGGAGCATCAGTGAGTTTCAATATGCTGAAAGCCTTCTTCTTTGGCACTTAGCTACTGAACTTTGCTATAATGACCGGAAGGACAGATCAAGCTCAGAAGATAAGGGATTAGCTACTGATAATGGAGTTGGCAGTGATCAAAAGGAAAAGGAGGAATCAACCAATAAAAATGATATTGACAATAAGAGAGTTACCAAGATGATTTCAGATTATATGTTTTATCTTCTGGTAATGAAACCAACAATGCTGGCACCAGTTTTGGGAAATTGGCAGATAGTTTTTCAGGATACCTTTGCAGAGGCTAAGAGATACTTCACTAAACATCCAATATCAGATCATTCCGAAGCCTGCAACCAGTTGATCaatgtaaaaacaaaattcagGCCTGCTGCAGTGAAAGGAATTAGGAGCAAATCTGTGTTATTTGATGCATGTATACTTGCTCAGCAGCTCAAACATTTGGAGGAAGATGGAGGTGGTTTGGAGGATTTGAAGGAGGACCAGTGGGAGCTAATGAGTAGGGTGTGGGTGGAACTATTAACATACGGTGCTATCAATTGTAGGCCAATTGTACATGCGCAACAACCAAGTAAAGGTGGAGAATTTTTGACTTTCACTTGGTTGCTGATGAATCATTTGGGACTTGGTTCACAGTTCCACGAGCAGGAATTGCAAGAAGGAACCAAAGTTGTAGCTGTAAAGTGA
- the LOC125422629 gene encoding retrovirus-related Pol polyprotein from transposon TNT 1-94, which translates to MEQHLLNKLKKLWDLWDIRVCVLFSLLLQVCLVVLAPFRQRSRNFVLHMSIWLAYLMADWIAAVTIGLITRSQVASDSCGPKGNEDLYAFWASILLLHLGGPDSITSFALEDNEFWLQHLFGLLLQVIGAGYSLYLTFPENKLWLLTILIFVVGTIKYAERTAALCLASLDRFGATALPKPYPGPDYKEAVAIYSTTRSVQVPEQTEITMGTNVGNYKDRKFALNLPSRSDDGIPPETGGLQVWRSKRGRIPSKRFPKSEYILLTEEGEPESFQEAVSHQEKEKWLQAMQDEMESLQKNHTYELVELPTGKKALKNKWVFKLKKDGSGRVVKHKARLVVKGFLQKKGIDFDEIFSPVVKMTSIRVIFGLVASLNLELEQMDVKTAFLHGDLHEEIYMEQPEGFEVSGKENLVCKLKKSLYDLKQAPRQWYKKFDSFMVSQGYKRTAADQCVYIQKFSGGNFIALLLYVDDMLIVGQDAMKISKLKKELSKSFDMKDLGPAQQILGMQIIRDRKNRRLWLSQEKYVERVIKRFNMDKAKPVSIPLANHFKLSKRLCPSSKEEIEEMASVPYSSAVGSLMYAMVCTRPDIAHAVGVMSRFLSNPGKKHWEAVKWILRYLKGTSKLCLCYGGGDPILEGYTDADMAGDPDNRKSTSGYLYTFARGAVSW; encoded by the exons ATGGAGCAACACTTGCTGAACAAGCTCAAGAAACTCTGGGATTTATGGGATATACGGGTCTGTGTTCTCTTTAGCCTCTTACTACAAGTTTGCTTGGTAGTACTTGCACCCTTTAGGCAAAGAAGCAGAAACTTTGTCCTACACATGTCTATCTGGTTGGCATACTTGATGGCTGACTGGATTGCTGCTGTTACCATTGGACTAATCACTAGATCCCAGGTTGCCAGTGATTCCTGCGGTCCCAAGGGAAACGAGGACCTTTACGCGTTCTGGGCTTCAATTCTTTTGCTTCATCTCGGAGGTCCTGATAGCATTACCTCTTTTGCTCTTGAAGATAATGAATTCTGGCTTCAGCACTTGTTCGGGCTTCTTTTACAGGTTATTGGTGCTGGTTATAGCCTCTATCTAACATTTCCTGAGAACAAGCTCTGGCTTCTGACAATTCTAATTTTCGTTGTTGGAACCATCAAATATGCAGAAAGAACCGCGGCTCTGTGTCTCGCAAGCTTGGACCGTTTCGGAGCTACTGCATTGCCAAAGCCATACCCTGGTCCTGACTACAAAGAGGCAGTGGCAATATACTCCACAACAAGGTCGGTTCAGGTTCCGGAGCAAACGGAGATCACCATGGGGACAAACGTTGGCAATTATAAGGACCGTAAATTTGCTCTGAATCTACCATCA cggtcagatgatggtataCCTCCTGAAACCGGTGGTTTACAAGTTTGGAGATCTAAGCGAGgtcgaattccatcaaagagatttccaaaatctgagtatattctgcttactgaagagggggagccagagagtttccaggaagctgtttctcatcaagagaaggaaaagtggctgcaagcaatgcaagatgagatggaatccttgcagaaaaatcatacttatgagttggttgagcttccaacaggaaagaaggcactaaagaataaatgggtgttcaagctcaagaaagatggcagcggaagggtggtgaaacacaaagcccgattggtggtcaaaggatttcttcagaagaaaggaattgactttgatgagattttttcaccagtggtaaaaatgacttcaattcgagtcatttttggtttagtagcaagtctaaacctagagcttgaacagatggatgtgaagacagcatttcttcacggtgatttacatgaagaaatctacatggagcagccagaaggatttgaggtttcagggaaagaaaacctcgtatgcaagctaaagaagagcttgtatgacctcaagcaagcaccaagacaatggtataagaagtttgactcgtttatggtgagtcaaggttataaaaggactgcagcagaccagtgtgtttatattcaaaaattttcaggtggaaacttcattgcacttttgctatatgtggacgacatgttgatcgttggacaagatgcaatgaagattagtaagctgaagaaagaattgtctaagtcctttgatatgaaagacttaggaccagctcaacaaattttgggaatgcaaataatccgagacagaaagaatagaaggttatggctatctcaagagaagtatgttgaacgggtgataaagagattcaacatggataaagccaaaccggtcagcattccacttgcaaatcatttcaagttgagtaagagattgtgcccctcatccaaagaagagatagaggagatggcttcagtaccatattcttcagcggtaggaagtctgatgtatgcaatggtgtgtaccagaccagacattgctcatgcagtaggtgttatgagcagatttctttcaaatcctggaaagaaacactgggaagcagtcaaatggattctcaggtatcttaaaggtacatcgaagctgtgcttgtgctacgggggaggtgatccaatcttagaaggctatacagatgcagatatggccggagaccctgataatagaaagtctacatcaggttatctctacacttttgcaaggggagctgtgtcatggtag